A DNA window from Citrobacter tructae contains the following coding sequences:
- a CDS encoding helix-turn-helix transcriptional regulator — MYHDISHILSRLINGPTQLRQIYFASTSPSTPELAYQVDFPRLEIVLEGEFTDNGVAGAPTTLTPYDVLYVPAGGWNFPQWKTPVTTLSILFGKQQLGFSIVQWDGKQYQNLTKQHVARRGPRIGSFLLQTLNEMQMQPQEQQTARLIVASLLSHCRDLLGSQIQTASRSQALFEAIRDYIDERYASPLTRESVAQAFYISPNYLSHLFQKTGTIGFNEYLNHTRLEHAKALLKGYDLKVKEVAHTCGFVDSNYFCRLFRKNTERSPSEYRRQYHSQLTEKSIIPE, encoded by the coding sequence ATGTATCACGACATCAGCCATATTCTCTCCCGCCTGATTAACGGCCCCACACAACTGCGGCAGATTTATTTTGCCAGCACCAGCCCCTCAACGCCTGAGCTGGCGTATCAGGTTGATTTTCCTCGGCTGGAGATTGTGCTGGAAGGTGAATTCACCGATAACGGGGTCGCTGGGGCACCCACCACGTTAACGCCTTATGATGTTCTGTACGTCCCGGCAGGTGGCTGGAACTTCCCGCAATGGAAAACACCAGTCACCACACTCAGCATTCTATTCGGTAAACAGCAATTAGGTTTCAGCATCGTTCAGTGGGATGGCAAGCAGTATCAAAACCTCACGAAGCAACACGTCGCACGACGCGGACCGCGTATCGGCTCATTCCTGCTGCAAACACTCAATGAAATGCAGATGCAGCCTCAGGAGCAGCAAACGGCCAGACTAATCGTTGCCAGCCTGCTCAGCCATTGCCGCGACCTACTGGGAAGTCAGATTCAGACGGCGTCACGCAGCCAGGCACTTTTTGAAGCCATTCGTGACTATATTGACGAACGTTACGCCTCGCCGCTCACACGGGAATCCGTGGCCCAGGCGTTCTACATCTCTCCGAATTACCTTTCGCACCTGTTTCAAAAAACAGGGACCATCGGCTTTAATGAATATCTGAATCATACGCGACTGGAACACGCAAAGGCACTGCTGAAGGGCTACGACCTGAAGGTTAAAGAAGTGGCGCACACCTGTGGGTTTGTCGACAGCAATTATTTCTGCCGCCTGTTTCGTAAAAATACCGAGCGTTCACCCTCAGAGTATCGTCGGCAATATCACAGCCAGTTGACGGAAAAAAGTATCATTCCAGAATAA
- a CDS encoding phosphoethanolamine transferase CptA, translating to MQSLSLQTKPLFSWKALGWALLYFWFFSSLLQAIIYFSGYSGSTGLRDSLLFSSLWLIPVFLFPNRIRIIAAVIGIVLWAASLAALSYYVIYGQEFSQSVLYVMFETNANEASEYLSQYFSLKIVFIALAYTAVAILLWTRLRPVHIPSPWRYLVSFALLYGLILHPMTVNTFIKHKPFEQTLNGLAARMEPAAPWQFISGYYQYRQQLTSLNSLLNENNALPPLAHFKDNSGDAPRTLVLVIGESTQRGRMSLYGYPRETTPELDALHKSDPNLTVFNNVVTSRPYTIEILQQALTFANEKNPDLYLTQPSLMNMMKQAGYKTFWITNQQTMTARNTMLTVFSKQTDKQFYMNQQRTQSAREYDSNVLAPFKEVLADPAPKKFIIVHLLGTHIKYKFRYPDGQGKFDNNIDNVPAGLGNDELEAYNDYDSANVYNDHIIASLINDYKATDPNGFLLYFSDHGEEVYDTPPHKTQGRNEDNPTRHMYTVPFLLWTSEKWQATHPRDFSQDVNRKYSSSELIHTWSDLAGFTYDGFDPTRAITNPQFKETTRWIGNPYKKNALIDYDTLPYGDQIGNQ from the coding sequence ATGCAATCCTTATCCCTCCAGACTAAACCCCTGTTTAGCTGGAAAGCCCTGGGTTGGGCGCTTCTCTATTTTTGGTTTTTTTCTTCATTATTGCAGGCCATTATCTATTTTAGCGGTTACAGCGGATCGACTGGATTACGCGACTCATTATTGTTTAGTTCTCTGTGGCTGATCCCGGTATTCTTATTCCCTAATCGTATCCGTATTATTGCCGCCGTCATTGGCATCGTGCTGTGGGCAGCCTCGCTCGCCGCGCTGAGCTATTATGTCATTTACGGGCAGGAGTTCTCGCAGAGCGTTCTGTACGTGATGTTTGAGACCAATGCGAACGAAGCCAGTGAATATTTAAGCCAGTATTTCAGCCTCAAGATTGTTTTTATCGCGCTGGCCTATACCGCCGTGGCTATTCTGCTGTGGACACGTCTGCGCCCTGTCCATATTCCTTCCCCCTGGCGTTATCTGGTGTCGTTTGCACTGCTATACGGTTTGATTCTGCACCCAATGACCGTCAATACGTTTATTAAGCATAAACCTTTCGAGCAAACGCTGAATGGTCTTGCCGCACGCATGGAGCCCGCTGCGCCGTGGCAGTTTATCTCTGGCTATTATCAGTATCGTCAGCAGCTGACCTCATTGAACAGTCTGCTGAATGAGAACAACGCACTGCCGCCGCTGGCACACTTTAAAGACAACTCTGGCGATGCACCACGCACGCTGGTTCTGGTGATTGGAGAGTCGACTCAGCGTGGGCGCATGAGCCTGTACGGTTATCCACGTGAAACCACGCCGGAACTGGACGCGTTGCACAAATCCGATCCTAACTTGACCGTATTCAATAATGTAGTGACCTCACGTCCATACACCATTGAAATCCTGCAACAAGCGCTGACCTTCGCCAACGAGAAGAACCCGGATTTATATCTGACGCAGCCGTCGCTGATGAATATGATGAAACAGGCGGGTTATAAGACCTTCTGGATCACTAACCAGCAAACAATGACTGCCCGCAATACCATGCTGACCGTGTTTTCCAAGCAGACGGATAAGCAGTTTTATATGAACCAACAGCGGACCCAAAGTGCGCGTGAGTACGACAGCAACGTGCTGGCACCGTTTAAAGAGGTGTTGGCCGATCCGGCGCCGAAAAAATTCATCATCGTTCATCTGTTGGGTACGCATATTAAGTACAAATTCCGCTATCCAGATGGTCAGGGGAAATTCGACAACAATATCGACAATGTTCCCGCTGGCCTGGGTAATGATGAGCTGGAAGCCTACAACGATTACGACAGCGCGAATGTCTACAATGACCACATCATTGCCAGTCTGATTAACGACTACAAAGCCACCGATCCGAACGGCTTCCTGCTCTACTTCTCCGATCATGGAGAAGAGGTGTATGACACGCCGCCGCATAAAACGCAGGGTCGTAATGAAGACAACCCAACGCGTCATATGTATACGGTGCCGTTCCTGCTGTGGACCTCTGAAAAATGGCAGGCCACGCACCCGCGTGATTTCTCACAGGATGTGAATCGTAAATACAGCAGTTCTGAGCTTATCCACACCTGGTCTGATTTAGCGGGCTTCACCTACGACGGTTTCGATCCAACTCGTGCCATTACCAACCCGCAGTTCAAAGAGACGACCCGCTGGATTGGGAATCCGTACAAGAAAAACGCCCTGATTGATTACGATACTCTGCCTTACGGTGATCAAATCGGTAATCAGTAA
- a CDS encoding PTS fructose-like transporter subunit IIB, with the protein MAVASVRYLVAVTACVSGVAHTYMAAERLEKLCQQEKWSIKIETQGALGTENRLTEEDIRRADVVLLITDIELAGVERFTQSRYVQSGISAFLREPQRVMSAVRKLLSAPQHTHLILE; encoded by the coding sequence ATGGCAGTCGCATCTGTTCGATATCTGGTTGCAGTGACCGCTTGCGTCAGCGGCGTCGCGCATACCTATATGGCTGCCGAAAGGCTGGAGAAGCTCTGCCAGCAGGAAAAGTGGAGCATTAAGATCGAGACCCAGGGCGCGCTGGGAACGGAGAATCGCTTAACCGAAGAGGATATTCGGCGAGCGGATGTTGTGTTGCTGATTACTGATATCGAACTGGCAGGAGTAGAGCGTTTTACCCAGAGCCGCTACGTTCAGTCGGGCATTAGCGCTTTTCTTCGGGAACCCCAGCGGGTGATGAGTGCTGTGCGTAAACTGCTTTCGGCACCGCAACATACCCATCTTATTCTGGAATGA
- a CDS encoding [formate-C-acetyltransferase]-activating enzyme, giving the protein MTSFVAPRINCEVIEPSGEEVARIFNIQRYSLNDGQGIRTVVFFKGCPHTCPWCANPESISPRIETVRRENKCLHCAPCLRDADECPSGAFERIGRDITLDELEREVMKDDVFFRTSGGGVTLSGGEVLMQAPFAIRFLQRLRRNGVQCAIETAGDAPASRLLPLAKLCDEVLFDLKILDERQAREVVNMNLSRVLANLQLLVREGVNVIPRLPMIPGFTLSVENMQRALTLLSSLDIKQVHLLPFHQYGEPKYRLLGQQWSMKDVSAPSAQEVATLRKMAENAGFQVTVGG; this is encoded by the coding sequence ATGACATCATTCGTCGCACCGCGCATCAACTGTGAAGTGATTGAGCCGAGTGGCGAGGAGGTCGCGCGTATATTCAATATTCAGCGTTATTCATTGAATGACGGGCAAGGTATTCGCACTGTTGTCTTTTTTAAAGGTTGCCCGCATACCTGCCCGTGGTGCGCCAATCCTGAATCTATTTCTCCGCGAATTGAAACGGTACGGCGGGAGAATAAATGCCTCCATTGTGCGCCGTGTCTACGCGACGCCGACGAGTGCCCTTCTGGTGCGTTTGAGCGTATTGGCCGTGACATTACGCTGGATGAGCTGGAGCGCGAGGTGATGAAAGATGATGTTTTCTTTCGCACCTCTGGCGGTGGAGTGACGCTTTCGGGCGGTGAAGTGCTGATGCAGGCACCTTTTGCCATCCGATTTTTACAGCGCCTGCGGCGTAACGGTGTGCAGTGCGCGATTGAAACGGCGGGTGATGCTCCCGCCAGTCGCCTGCTGCCGCTGGCAAAGTTATGCGATGAGGTGCTTTTCGATCTCAAAATTTTGGATGAGCGCCAGGCTCGCGAGGTGGTAAATATGAATCTGTCTCGCGTGCTGGCGAATTTACAGCTATTAGTCCGTGAGGGAGTCAATGTGATCCCCCGTCTACCGATGATTCCAGGCTTTACGCTCAGCGTGGAGAACATGCAGCGTGCGCTGACTTTATTGTCATCATTAGATATAAAACAAGTACATCTGCTACCGTTTCATCAGTATGGCGAGCCGAAATACCGCCTGCTTGGGCAACAGTGGTCGATGAAGGATGTGTCCGCCCCGTCAGCACAAGAGGTGGCGACGTTACGTAAGATGGCAGAAAACGCCGGATTTCAGGTAACCGTGGGAGGTTGA